One region of Deinococcus malanensis genomic DNA includes:
- a CDS encoding PadR family transcriptional regulator — protein sequence MKTREQLRMLILAVLERQPEHGYAIAQAIKARSEGLLTAREGSLYPALHALEAEGLVESEEHDVGGRVRREYRLTEKGKGVLAKARKEWEKQVRAVGAVIGGQS from the coding sequence ATGAAGACGCGGGAGCAATTGCGGATGCTGATTCTGGCGGTGCTGGAACGCCAGCCAGAGCACGGCTACGCCATAGCCCAGGCCATCAAGGCGCGCTCGGAAGGTCTGCTCACCGCCCGCGAAGGCAGCCTCTACCCGGCCCTTCACGCCCTGGAAGCCGAAGGCCTGGTCGAAAGCGAAGAGCACGATGTGGGTGGCCGGGTGCGCCGGGAATACCGACTGACCGAGAAGGGCAAAGGGGTGCTGGCCAAAGCCCGCAAGGAGTGGGAGAAGCAGGTGCGTGCTGTGGGGGCTGTGATCGGAGGACAGTCATGA
- a CDS encoding sulfurtransferase, whose product MTAASSSGFPLARAEWLVAHLHDPRVRVLDCRYGLSDPLLGRIAYLEGHVPGAVYADLETDLSGPVQPGGEGGRHPLPAPEMLAAWLGQVGIGNDSVVVCYDDPSGGQGFYAARAWWLLRWLGHREVSVLDGGWPAYLAAGGPVSTEDARYPAATFIPEVQADFVAGADEVATRDAATLLIDSRAAPRYRGETEPLDRKAGHIPGAVNRDWSSALHPDGTFRSGEEQATRLQAGEQTTITYCGSGVSATPNLLARELAGIPLGPHNRLYAGSWSDWVSDDSRLVATGEEDAKPQQM is encoded by the coding sequence ATGACTGCTGCCTCATCGTCAGGTTTTCCGCTGGCCCGTGCCGAGTGGCTGGTCGCCCACCTGCACGACCCGCGCGTGCGGGTGCTGGATTGCCGCTATGGCCTGAGCGATCCGCTGCTGGGGCGCATCGCCTACCTGGAGGGTCATGTGCCGGGTGCCGTGTACGCCGACCTGGAGACGGACCTGAGTGGACCGGTACAGCCCGGTGGCGAAGGCGGGCGGCATCCCCTGCCTGCTCCCGAAATGCTTGCGGCGTGGCTGGGACAGGTGGGGATCGGCAACGACAGCGTGGTGGTCTGCTACGACGACCCGTCCGGTGGTCAGGGCTTCTACGCGGCGCGGGCGTGGTGGCTGCTGCGCTGGCTGGGTCACCGTGAGGTCAGCGTGCTCGATGGCGGCTGGCCTGCTTATCTGGCAGCCGGGGGTCCGGTGAGCACGGAAGATGCCAGGTATCCTGCTGCCACCTTTATCCCTGAAGTTCAGGCTGACTTCGTGGCCGGTGCCGATGAGGTGGCCACGCGTGACGCGGCCACACTCCTGATCGACTCGCGCGCCGCGCCACGGTACCGCGGAGAGACCGAGCCTCTGGACCGCAAGGCTGGTCATATTCCGGGGGCGGTGAACCGTGACTGGAGCAGCGCGCTGCACCCTGACGGTACCTTCCGTTCCGGCGAGGAGCAGGCGACCCGGCTGCAGGCTGGTGAGCAGACGACCATCACCTACTGCGGCAGCGGCGTGAGCGCCACACCAAACCTGCTGGCCCGCGAACTGGCCGGTATACCGCTGGGTCCCCACAACCGCCTGTACGCCGGCTCCTGGAGCGACTGGGTCAGCGACGACAGCCGGCTAGTGGCCACCGGGGAGGAGGACGCCAAGCCTCAGCAGATGTAA
- a CDS encoding sensor histidine kinase has protein sequence MFPSGSPESLESSDVLFRQRGEMAVLMRDFNWASTTLGPPGSWSGPLRTFVQLILSSTQPMYLGWTHDLIALYNDAYRPILGQDKHPWALGARTADIFGQDGYPGLKPVFDAALERGESAAYVDLLVPLVRHGYMEECYFDVSWTPLYVDQEVGGVLSLVNETTDRVLAARRTKTHAALTARLLETAGSGDTVRQTLSVADDNPHDLPFVLLYLPQADGTLSLSGHARLEQDQAEAWRLLPEHWTAGLAQQELTLQVMATTPLAAGPWPEPVEQVALLPLRQTDTGTLLGLLITGINPRKRLDEDYRDFLRLLAAQVASSLQSARLARELQQRNAELAARNRALAAFDEWTRDLTATGEPYDLIGQAQSLLKSLIPLGTAVYYERSGERWYVRQMLGEYGDEQLRQAHDAGLAHEQTSNLRIPFETGQPYYQHLYNRATDHLPDHTAHVTATAMLPLRSPHGVRGIFGLALFGREGWTEVERTVIETVARSLELAVDRADKITELAQERAVLAARTAALADANEELEAFAYSVSHDLRTPVRHITGFNDLLRKSFGEALDPKAARYLNVVGEAAGRMNVLIDAMLDLSRTSRLPIQYEAVDLEVLVQSVRNELEPDIAGRSVEWEVHPLPVVAGDWDTLRQVLVNLLSNALKYTRPREVASIRIWAEKHDGATAVLVADNGVGFDPKYQEKLFGVFQRLHHQHEFEGTGVGLANVRRIITRHGGRVWASSQPGRGATFGFTLPQPDADPASV, from the coding sequence ATGTTCCCCTCTGGCAGTCCCGAGTCCCTGGAGTCGTCTGACGTCCTGTTCCGGCAGCGCGGCGAAATGGCCGTGCTGATGCGCGACTTTAACTGGGCGTCCACGACCCTGGGACCGCCCGGGTCGTGGTCAGGGCCGCTGCGCACCTTCGTGCAACTGATCCTCTCGTCCACTCAGCCGATGTACCTGGGGTGGACGCACGATCTGATCGCGCTGTACAACGATGCCTACCGGCCCATCCTGGGGCAGGACAAGCACCCCTGGGCGCTGGGTGCACGGACCGCCGATATCTTCGGACAGGATGGGTATCCAGGGCTCAAGCCTGTCTTCGACGCCGCTCTTGAACGGGGCGAGAGCGCCGCATACGTGGATCTGCTGGTGCCCCTGGTGCGCCATGGGTACATGGAGGAGTGTTACTTCGACGTCAGTTGGACCCCCCTGTACGTGGATCAGGAGGTCGGGGGTGTGCTTTCGCTGGTCAATGAGACGACAGACCGGGTGCTTGCGGCGCGGCGGACAAAAACCCATGCAGCGCTGACTGCGCGCCTGCTGGAGACCGCCGGGTCCGGGGACACCGTCCGGCAAACCCTGAGCGTTGCCGATGACAACCCCCATGACCTGCCGTTCGTGCTGCTGTACCTGCCGCAAGCTGACGGCACCCTGTCGTTGTCCGGCCATGCCAGGCTGGAACAGGATCAGGCAGAAGCCTGGCGCCTGCTGCCCGAACACTGGACGGCTGGGCTCGCGCAGCAGGAACTCACCCTGCAGGTCATGGCTACGACCCCTCTGGCTGCCGGACCCTGGCCCGAGCCGGTCGAGCAGGTGGCGTTGCTGCCCCTGAGACAGACGGACACCGGCACATTGCTGGGGCTGCTGATCACCGGAATCAACCCCCGCAAACGGCTTGACGAGGACTACCGCGACTTTCTGCGGCTGTTGGCCGCGCAGGTGGCTTCCAGCCTTCAGTCAGCCAGGCTTGCCCGCGAACTGCAACAGCGCAACGCGGAACTTGCTGCCCGCAACCGTGCGCTGGCCGCTTTCGACGAATGGACCCGTGACCTCACTGCCACAGGAGAACCCTACGACCTGATCGGGCAGGCCCAATCCCTGTTGAAATCCCTGATTCCCCTGGGCACAGCGGTGTATTACGAACGCAGTGGAGAGCGCTGGTACGTCCGGCAGATGTTGGGCGAGTACGGTGACGAACAGCTCAGGCAGGCCCACGATGCCGGTCTGGCACACGAGCAGACCTCAAACCTGCGCATTCCCTTCGAGACAGGGCAGCCGTACTACCAGCATCTGTATAACCGGGCGACCGATCACCTCCCGGATCACACCGCCCATGTAACAGCCACCGCTATGTTGCCACTCAGGTCGCCACACGGTGTGCGCGGGATTTTTGGGCTGGCACTGTTCGGGCGCGAGGGCTGGACCGAGGTGGAGCGCACCGTGATCGAGACGGTTGCGCGCAGTCTGGAACTGGCCGTGGACCGCGCCGACAAGATCACGGAACTGGCCCAGGAACGCGCTGTGCTCGCGGCGCGCACGGCCGCGCTGGCCGACGCCAATGAGGAACTTGAGGCCTTTGCCTACAGCGTGTCGCATGACCTGCGTACCCCGGTGCGGCATATCACCGGCTTCAATGACCTGCTGCGCAAATCATTTGGTGAGGCCCTGGACCCCAAGGCGGCGCGCTACCTCAACGTGGTGGGCGAGGCGGCCGGGCGGATGAATGTCCTGATCGACGCGATGCTGGACCTCTCGCGGACCTCAAGACTGCCCATTCAGTATGAAGCCGTGGATCTGGAAGTCCTGGTCCAGTCCGTGCGCAACGAGCTTGAGCCGGACATTGCCGGGCGTAGTGTGGAGTGGGAGGTGCATCCCCTTCCGGTGGTGGCCGGCGACTGGGACACCTTGCGGCAGGTGCTGGTCAATCTGCTGTCCAATGCCCTGAAATACACCCGTCCCCGTGAGGTGGCAAGCATCCGGATCTGGGCCGAGAAGCACGACGGGGCCACGGCGGTGCTGGTGGCCGACAACGGCGTGGGCTTCGATCCGAAATACCAGGAGAAGCTGTTTGGGGTGTTCCAGCGCCTGCATCACCAGCACGAGTTTGAAGGGACAGGGGTGGGGCTGGCCAATGTCCGGCGCATCATCACGCGGCACGGAGGCCGGGTGTGGGCCAGCAGCCAGCCGGGGCGGGGCGCGACCTTTGGGTTTACCCTTCCACAGCCAGACGCAGATCCCGCCTCTGTCTGA
- the surE gene encoding 5'/3'-nucleotidase SurE: MTGTNRKKVLVANDDGVFSPGIKALGQAMAQIADVVVVAPDVEQSAVGHGITIRRPLRFKHTASAGFGDIPAYRVDGTPTDCVVMGVHLLGTPDLIVSGINIGPNLGDDLTHSGTVAAAIEGLALGLPSIAFSQQSAPSGEYDFAASAAYAVRLAQQVLARGLPPRVLLNVNFPHGVPKGVRVTRVGEHRWEDSIVTREDPEGRDYHWVAGTSRARDAHDVETDYGAIQAGYISVTPVRLDLTARDLMDEVAGYVPAL; the protein is encoded by the coding sequence ATGACCGGAACGAACAGAAAAAAGGTGCTGGTGGCCAACGACGACGGCGTCTTCTCACCTGGAATCAAGGCCCTGGGACAGGCCATGGCCCAGATTGCGGATGTGGTGGTGGTGGCCCCAGACGTGGAGCAGTCTGCGGTAGGACACGGCATTACCATCCGCCGCCCGCTGCGCTTCAAGCACACAGCCTCCGCGGGGTTCGGAGACATTCCGGCCTACCGGGTGGACGGCACCCCCACCGACTGCGTGGTGATGGGTGTGCACCTGCTGGGCACCCCGGACCTGATTGTCAGCGGCATCAACATTGGCCCCAACCTGGGCGACGACCTGACCCACAGCGGGACCGTCGCGGCGGCCATCGAGGGTCTGGCGCTGGGTCTGCCCAGTATCGCCTTCAGTCAGCAGTCTGCGCCTTCCGGGGAGTACGATTTCGCGGCCTCGGCCGCCTACGCCGTGCGTCTGGCCCAGCAGGTGCTGGCCCGGGGCCTGCCCCCGCGCGTGCTGCTCAACGTGAACTTCCCGCATGGCGTGCCCAAAGGCGTGCGGGTCACGCGGGTGGGTGAACACCGCTGGGAAGACTCCATCGTGACCCGCGAGGACCCCGAGGGCCGCGATTACCACTGGGTTGCCGGCACCAGCCGCGCCCGCGACGCTCACGACGTGGAGACCGACTACGGTGCCATCCAGGCCGGATACATCAGCGTGACGCCGGTCCGCCTGGACCTGACGGCCCGCGACCTGATGGACGAGGTGGCAGGATACGTTCCTGCTTTGTAG
- a CDS encoding peptidoglycan DD-metalloendopeptidase family protein: protein MTAPLLLGPLRSTGRLLLTAALCISLLTGVADAATAYRVKPGDTLSGIAARAGVSMASIQAINPSLRRTDRVQLGRVLKLPNRKLAARTHIVREGQNLTVIARKYGLSVTQLVRANPKYAGGRALWAGTKLTIPARRAAARTSTPGATVRRASVRVSRATGGTWLWPVKGHHNVSSGYGERTLEGEQEIHYGIDIVAPVGTLVSAARSGRVLESRPDFDRGWGWTVVIEHPDGWITRYAHLSANLVRTGELVVRGQPVGRVGNTGRSTGPHLHYGTYLRWNPRDPMSLY, encoded by the coding sequence GTGACTGCCCCGCTGCTCCTTGGCCCGCTACGCTCGACCGGACGGCTTCTGCTGACGGCTGCCCTGTGTATCTCGCTGTTGACGGGCGTGGCCGACGCAGCCACTGCCTACCGCGTGAAGCCCGGTGACACCCTGAGTGGCATCGCCGCGCGCGCCGGCGTCAGCATGGCGAGCATCCAGGCCATCAACCCGTCACTGCGTCGCACCGATCGGGTGCAGTTGGGCCGCGTCCTGAAGCTTCCCAACCGGAAACTGGCGGCGCGCACCCATATCGTCAGGGAAGGTCAGAACCTGACCGTCATTGCCCGCAAATACGGCCTGAGCGTGACGCAACTGGTGCGCGCCAATCCAAAGTACGCCGGAGGCCGGGCGCTGTGGGCCGGCACGAAGCTCACCATTCCGGCCCGGCGGGCCGCCGCGCGCACCAGCACGCCAGGCGCGACCGTGCGCCGGGCCAGCGTGCGCGTCAGCAGGGCCACAGGAGGAACCTGGTTGTGGCCGGTCAAGGGTCACCATAACGTCAGCAGCGGCTATGGTGAGCGCACGCTGGAAGGCGAGCAGGAGATTCATTACGGCATCGACATCGTGGCGCCCGTGGGTACCCTGGTGAGCGCGGCACGTTCAGGGCGGGTGCTCGAATCCCGGCCGGACTTCGACCGGGGCTGGGGCTGGACGGTCGTGATCGAGCATCCGGACGGCTGGATCACCCGTTACGCGCACCTCAGCGCCAACCTGGTCCGCACCGGCGAACTGGTGGTGCGTGGCCAGCCGGTGGGCCGGGTGGGCAACACTGGACGCAGCACGGGTCCCCACCTGCATTACGGCACGTATCTGCGCTGGAACCCTCGCGACCCCATGAGTCTGTACTGA
- the truA gene encoding tRNA pseudouridine(38-40) synthase TruA, protein MDALPEARPEFRPPDGYRRVLLTLAWDGGPYAGWQSQPNAPSVQDTLHAAFGRLGDGAFRPVAAGRTDAGVHAEAMPVHVDVPGGFRVPAAKLARALNAWLPPSVSVLDAHEAPAGFHARFSCTERRYVYRLLVSPQRHPLWHGRALHLPGGLDAGAMNAAASYLTGTHDFAAFATQEDRQTVRELRLLQVVPATPLWEVQVVGESFLRHMVRGLVGTLLLCGQGKLEPQAVRDVLARRQRSQAGANVPAHGLYFMGASYPEAGAEIPGTDQVRGGLQRRTRVAWLTR, encoded by the coding sequence ATGGATGCCCTGCCCGAAGCCCGCCCAGAGTTCCGCCCGCCTGACGGCTACCGGCGGGTTCTGTTGACGTTGGCGTGGGACGGCGGACCCTACGCCGGCTGGCAGTCACAGCCCAACGCGCCCAGTGTCCAGGACACGCTGCATGCGGCGTTTGGGCGGCTGGGAGACGGGGCTTTCCGGCCCGTGGCCGCCGGCCGCACCGACGCGGGCGTGCACGCCGAGGCCATGCCAGTGCATGTGGATGTGCCGGGCGGCTTCCGGGTGCCGGCGGCGAAACTGGCGCGCGCCCTGAATGCCTGGCTGCCGCCCAGTGTGTCGGTTCTGGACGCCCATGAAGCCCCCGCAGGTTTCCACGCCCGCTTTTCCTGCACCGAGCGGCGCTATGTCTACCGGCTGCTGGTCAGTCCACAGCGCCATCCGCTGTGGCATGGGCGGGCGCTGCACCTACCCGGGGGGTTGGATGCCGGCGCCATGAACGCGGCAGCCTCGTACCTGACCGGTACGCATGATTTCGCCGCCTTTGCCACCCAGGAGGACCGCCAGACCGTGCGCGAACTGCGTCTCCTGCAGGTGGTTCCGGCTACGCCCCTCTGGGAGGTTCAGGTGGTCGGCGAGAGCTTTCTGCGCCACATGGTGCGCGGACTGGTGGGAACGCTGCTGCTGTGCGGCCAGGGGAAGCTGGAGCCGCAGGCGGTCCGCGACGTGCTTGCACGCCGGCAGCGTTCGCAGGCGGGAGCAAATGTGCCGGCGCATGGCCTCTATTTCATGGGGGCAAGTTACCCGGAGGCGGGCGCGGAAATTCCAGGCACAGATCAGGTCAGGGGAGGCCTGCAGCGGCGCACCAGGGTGGCATGGCTTACCCGTTGA
- a CDS encoding cytochrome P450 has product MTTPAPQPAPELLAIQALWHPEAVRNPYPGYERVRALSSGGVLSVPEWNATFMSGHAANSALLRSPAVRSGSMIAQAPGDTEAMRLLKPMMLFHDGAGHARLRGLVQAAFTPRVVAEQRELVRAMLAELLKALPREAETDLVAGLAAPLPARVIMHMLGLHGDDEARFIRWTQSVADLLGGADQSAELMARIETDASEMREYFRGLADELRASPRPGLLSALAATEDGGERLSSDELLSNAVLLLAAGHETTSNLIPGGLLELSRQPEAWAALVEQPDHPNVADELLRIVSPVQYDGRTLAEPLTLQNIPLPAGSHAQLMLGAANRDPQVFPEPDRIRWERPNSARHLAFAAGAHYCLGASLARLEIRETFSALATRFPGLRVTDTTPPFKTNPVLRGVTRLNVRLNG; this is encoded by the coding sequence ATGACCACACCCGCTCCGCAGCCGGCTCCGGAACTTCTGGCCATTCAGGCCCTGTGGCACCCGGAGGCCGTGCGCAACCCATATCCCGGCTATGAGCGGGTCCGGGCTCTTTCCAGCGGGGGTGTGTTGTCTGTTCCGGAATGGAACGCGACCTTCATGAGCGGACACGCCGCCAACAGTGCCCTGCTGCGCTCCCCGGCGGTCCGCAGCGGGAGCATGATTGCCCAGGCGCCCGGAGATACCGAGGCCATGCGCCTGCTCAAACCCATGATGCTGTTTCACGACGGCGCCGGGCATGCACGCCTGCGGGGACTGGTGCAGGCGGCCTTTACGCCCCGGGTGGTGGCCGAGCAGCGCGAACTGGTCAGAGCCATGCTGGCAGAGCTTCTTAAGGCCCTGCCCCGCGAGGCCGAGACTGATCTGGTTGCCGGCCTGGCCGCGCCGCTGCCTGCGCGCGTGATCATGCACATGCTGGGCCTGCACGGCGACGACGAGGCCCGCTTCATCCGCTGGACCCAGAGTGTGGCGGACCTGCTGGGCGGTGCCGACCAGAGCGCGGAGCTGATGGCGAGGATCGAGACCGATGCGAGCGAGATGCGCGAGTATTTCCGGGGGCTGGCCGACGAGCTGCGGGCCTCTCCCCGCCCGGGGCTGTTGAGTGCCCTGGCCGCCACCGAGGACGGCGGCGAGCGCCTGAGCAGCGACGAACTGCTGTCCAACGCGGTCCTGCTGCTGGCCGCCGGTCACGAGACCACCAGCAATCTGATTCCGGGTGGTCTGCTGGAACTCTCACGTCAGCCGGAGGCGTGGGCCGCCCTGGTCGAGCAGCCTGACCACCCCAACGTCGCCGACGAGCTGCTGCGCATCGTTTCGCCGGTGCAGTACGACGGCCGGACCCTGGCCGAGCCGCTGACCCTTCAGAACATACCGTTGCCTGCCGGCAGCCACGCCCAGCTGATGCTGGGGGCCGCCAACCGTGACCCGCAGGTTTTCCCGGAGCCGGACCGTATCCGCTGGGAACGGCCCAACAGCGCGCGGCATCTGGCCTTTGCTGCCGGCGCCCACTACTGTCTGGGCGCCAGTCTGGCCCGGCTGGAAATCCGCGAGACCTTCTCGGCGCTGGCCACCCGTTTCCCTGGACTGCGGGTGACAGACACCACCCCGCCCTTCAAAACCAACCCGGTGCTGCGCGGGGTCACCCGGCTGAACGTCCGCCTCAACGGGTAA
- the aguB gene encoding N-carbamoylputrescine amidase, which produces MSRTPDTVKLAAVQMHVTDQLEDNVARAEAHVRDAAKQGAQVVLLPELFENLYFCQVEREDYFGLAHPIEDHPFIGRFQNLAQELGVVLPLSYFEAAGQAHYNSLVCIDADGSLLGNYRKTHIPDGPGYEEKYYFNPGDTGFKIWPTRYGRVGVGICWDQWYPETARVMMLQGADFLLYPTAIGSEPAEVETPNSHHMWQRAMVGHAVSNSTYVGAANRIGTERVGDLEQTYYGHTFVSDYTGEIVAELGEQEEGALVQDLNLTGAKKFRAGMGFFRDRRPELYGALLTTDGVTRRG; this is translated from the coding sequence ATGAGCCGTACTCCTGACACCGTGAAGCTGGCCGCCGTGCAGATGCACGTGACCGATCAGCTCGAAGACAACGTGGCCCGCGCCGAGGCGCACGTCCGCGACGCTGCGAAGCAGGGTGCGCAGGTGGTGCTGCTTCCGGAGCTGTTCGAGAACCTGTACTTCTGTCAGGTGGAGCGCGAGGACTACTTCGGGCTGGCCCATCCTATCGAGGACCACCCGTTTATCGGCCGCTTTCAGAATCTGGCGCAGGAACTCGGTGTGGTGCTGCCACTCTCGTACTTCGAGGCCGCCGGGCAGGCGCACTACAACTCGCTGGTCTGCATCGACGCGGACGGTTCACTGCTGGGCAACTACCGCAAGACCCACATTCCTGACGGCCCCGGTTACGAGGAGAAGTACTACTTCAATCCCGGTGACACCGGCTTCAAGATCTGGCCGACTCGCTACGGCCGGGTAGGCGTGGGAATCTGCTGGGACCAGTGGTACCCGGAAACCGCGCGGGTGATGATGCTGCAGGGCGCGGACTTCCTGCTCTATCCCACTGCCATCGGCAGTGAACCGGCCGAGGTCGAGACCCCCAACAGCCACCACATGTGGCAGCGGGCCATGGTGGGCCACGCGGTCAGCAACTCCACGTACGTAGGTGCCGCCAACCGGATCGGCACCGAGCGGGTCGGTGACCTGGAGCAGACCTATTACGGCCACACCTTCGTCAGTGACTACACCGGCGAGATCGTGGCCGAACTCGGCGAGCAGGAAGAAGGCGCGCTGGTGCAGGACCTCAACCTGACAGGGGCAAAGAAATTCCGCGCTGGCATGGGCTTTTTCCGCGACCGCCGCCCAGAGCTGTACGGCGCCCTGCTGACCACCGACGGCGTGACCCGCCGGGGCTGA
- a CDS encoding DsbA family oxidoreductase: MTATDLFFDFVCPYAWRGMELAHVLRAEGETFRLRHFSLVQGNHPDNAGQPEPRWWLTDQPAGEGTVSQRSSLAAFLAARAAACQGDEAAWAFSLALLRIRHEDGQPLEEEALTQAARTAGLDTDRWAADRADDAGLREGLRSDLSEAHRLGVFGTPTFVLPDGHAAYYRFDHLTRDPLVARERWQLYRHVLHSEAGIGTIKRTRRVAS; this comes from the coding sequence ATGACCGCGACCGATCTGTTTTTCGATTTCGTGTGCCCGTATGCGTGGCGGGGAATGGAACTGGCCCATGTGCTGCGCGCCGAAGGGGAAACCTTCCGGCTGCGGCACTTCTCCCTGGTGCAGGGCAACCACCCTGACAACGCCGGCCAGCCGGAGCCGCGCTGGTGGCTGACTGACCAGCCGGCAGGGGAGGGCACCGTTTCCCAGCGCAGCAGCCTCGCGGCATTTCTGGCCGCGCGTGCGGCGGCCTGCCAGGGAGACGAGGCCGCCTGGGCGTTCTCTCTGGCGCTGCTGCGCATTCGCCATGAGGACGGGCAGCCCCTGGAGGAGGAGGCCCTGACCCAGGCCGCCCGGACAGCGGGCCTGGACACGGACCGCTGGGCCGCCGACCGTGCTGACGATGCTGGCCTGCGCGAGGGCCTGCGATCGGACCTGAGCGAAGCCCACCGTCTGGGTGTATTCGGCACACCCACGTTTGTCCTGCCGGACGGTCACGCAGCCTACTACCGGTTTGACCACCTGACCCGCGACCCGCTGGTGGCACGCGAGCGCTGGCAGCTGTACCGGCATGTCCTGCATTCGGAAGCAGGCATCGGCACGATTAAACGCACCCGCAGGGTGGCGTCCTAG
- a CDS encoding acyl-CoA dehydrogenase C-terminal domain-containing protein, which produces MPTYKAPLRDMKFIMSELLDAPAQLAQMPFYTTNETADADLMTQVLEEAARFVETELVPLNRVGDQEGCRRDEQGNVTTPTGFKAAYKKYREAGWTALDADPNYGGQGMPHLVSNMLVEMMCSANVAWSMYPGLSHGAYSALRAVGSDELKDLYLPKIVSGEWTGTMCLTEPHAGTDLGMIRTRATDNGDGSYSLTGTKIFISAGEHDLADNIVHLVLARLEGSPEGTKGISLFVVPKFVPTAEGGVGERNGVVCGSLEHKMGIHGNATAVLNFDGAKGWLVGEVNKGMNHMFIMMNAARLGTGLQGLGLGEVAYQNALVYAKDRIQMRHTPRVSSESADPIIVHPDVRRMLLTGKAYTEAGRALAMWLALSIDTEHHHPDEAKRKEAADLVALLTPIAKAFMTDNGFHVAVQSQQVYGGHGYIQEWGMEQFVRDARIGQIYEGTNGIQALDLLGRKVLMDGGKKLQNLAGTLQEFAEAHEDDEHIGEYVNQLGKAAQQLGSLTMVIGQKAMGGEGGADEVNAAAVDYLRYFGHVVYGYLWARMAKIAQEKIDAGTDRDGFYLAKVQTARFYFAKLFPETKTLAATIKAGNESLAVDDQAVFGWEPALALA; this is translated from the coding sequence ATGCCCACCTACAAAGCTCCGCTGCGCGACATGAAATTCATCATGAGTGAGCTGCTCGACGCCCCTGCCCAGCTTGCCCAGATGCCCTTTTACACCACCAACGAAACCGCCGATGCCGATCTGATGACCCAGGTGCTGGAAGAAGCGGCCCGGTTCGTGGAGACCGAACTGGTGCCCCTGAACCGCGTGGGTGACCAGGAAGGCTGCAGGCGCGACGAACAGGGCAACGTGACCACGCCCACCGGTTTCAAGGCTGCGTACAAAAAGTACCGTGAGGCCGGCTGGACTGCGCTGGACGCTGACCCCAACTACGGGGGGCAGGGCATGCCTCACCTGGTCAGCAACATGCTGGTCGAGATGATGTGCAGCGCCAACGTGGCCTGGAGCATGTACCCGGGACTGTCTCACGGCGCCTACAGCGCCCTGCGGGCCGTGGGCAGCGATGAGCTCAAGGATCTGTACCTGCCCAAGATCGTCTCAGGCGAGTGGACCGGCACCATGTGCCTGACCGAGCCGCACGCCGGCACCGACCTGGGTATGATCCGCACCCGGGCCACCGACAACGGTGACGGCAGCTACAGCCTCACCGGCACCAAGATCTTTATTTCGGCCGGTGAGCACGACCTGGCCGACAACATCGTGCACCTGGTGCTGGCCCGCCTGGAAGGCAGCCCAGAAGGCACCAAGGGCATCTCGCTGTTCGTGGTGCCCAAGTTCGTGCCCACCGCCGAGGGCGGGGTCGGCGAACGCAACGGCGTGGTCTGCGGGAGCCTGGAGCACAAGATGGGCATCCACGGCAACGCCACGGCCGTGCTGAACTTCGACGGCGCCAAAGGCTGGCTGGTCGGCGAGGTCAACAAGGGCATGAACCACATGTTCATCATGATGAACGCCGCGCGTCTGGGCACCGGCCTTCAGGGCCTGGGCCTGGGCGAGGTCGCCTACCAGAACGCACTGGTGTACGCCAAGGACCGCATCCAGATGCGCCACACGCCGCGCGTGAGCAGCGAAAGCGCCGACCCCATCATCGTGCACCCCGACGTGCGCCGCATGCTGCTGACCGGCAAGGCCTACACCGAAGCCGGGCGCGCGCTGGCCATGTGGCTGGCCCTGAGCATCGACACCGAGCACCATCACCCCGACGAGGCCAAACGCAAGGAAGCCGCCGATCTGGTCGCGCTGCTGACCCCCATCGCCAAGGCCTTCATGACCGACAACGGCTTCCACGTGGCCGTGCAGAGCCAGCAGGTCTACGGCGGACACGGCTATATCCAGGAATGGGGCATGGAGCAGTTCGTGCGTGACGCCCGCATCGGGCAGATCTACGAAGGCACCAACGGCATTCAGGCGCTGGACCTGCTGGGCCGCAAGGTCCTGATGGACGGCGGCAAGAAGCTCCAGAATCTGGCCGGCACCCTCCAGGAATTTGCCGAGGCGCATGAGGACGACGAGCACATCGGCGAGTACGTGAATCAGCTCGGCAAGGCCGCGCAGCAGCTGGGCAGCCTGACCATGGTGATCGGTCAGAAGGCCATGGGCGGCGAAGGCGGCGCCGACGAGGTGAACGCCGCCGCCGTGGACTATCTGCGCTACTTCGGCCACGTGGTGTACGGCTACCTGTGGGCCCGCATGGCCAAGATCGCCCAGGAGAAAATCGACGCTGGCACCGATCGCGACGGCTTCTACCTGGCCAAGGTGCAGACCGCCCGCTTCTACTTCGCCAAGCTGTTCCCCGAGACCAAGACGCTGGCAGCGACCATCAAGGCCGGCAACGAGTCGCTGGCGGTCGATGACCAGGCGGTCTTCGGCTGGGAACCGGCCCTCGCGCTCGCCTGA